In Brassica napus cultivar Da-Ae chromosome A3, Da-Ae, whole genome shotgun sequence, the sequence TCTTACGCTTTTTACAAGAATCTTGGACTCGTGGTACTTGATTACATCTAGTTTATCTCTCACAACTGTTTAATGAATCGAACAACAACTAGTATTTTTCGTAATCTTATTGTTTCTTttgtctttatatataaaagattggTTAATTGTATGTATCTCTGATTCtactctttttttattttttttggccAGGGATTTAGGCAATTCAAATCTTTCTGGACATCTTGCACCTGAGCTTGGGAAGCTCGAGCATCTACAGTATTTGTAAGTTATCACATCTTTTGGCATTTACTTTATCgaaaatttaactttttatcAGTACCAGCTGTAATAAAATTAGATAGTGGAAGAAATAAAGTAACGTACCATAAAAGTGCAGCCACTATGAGATTTGATCATGTAATAGACAATGCagattaactttttttttacttgtcttATGATTGACACAGGGAGCTGTACAAAAACAACATCGAGGGAACTATTCCTTCTGAACTTGGAAACCTGAAGAGCCTCATCAGCTTGGATCTCTATAACAACAATCTTACTGGGAAGATTCCTACTTCTCTGGGGAAACTGAAGTCTCTGGTCTTTCTGTAAGTTGTTCTGAGATTCTGACATGGACGCACCCGAATAGTATACTCATTTTATTGACAGTTGCAAATTATATGCTGAGTAAAGAAACTAGTTCTAATCTAtatctcaaaattttattgCTAAGTGACTCAATACCTGATTCTTCTTACCCTACCTCTCTAATGAAAACTGATTAATGTTGCAGACGACTCAATGACAACCAATTGACTGGTCCAATCCCTAGAGAACTCACCAAAATCCCAAGCCTCAAAGTTGTGTAAGTTCAGCTTTTTTTGCTTGTTTGCTAGAATCTCTGTTACTATTCTCTGAAGCACCAGTCTTTAAACCCTTTCCTACTATGCGGTTACCTAAACACATATCTTCTGTGGTCATCATTTTCCTCAGTGATGTGTCAAGCAATGATTTGTGTGGAACCATCCCAACAGGTGGACCTTTTGAACACATTCCATTGCAGAAGTAAGCTTGTAACCTCGTCTTGATACGGATATGCCATATTGAATGTTTAAGTTGCATATGCTAGCATTGGTTTCTaataactcaaaaaaaaaaaaaactttgcagCTTTGAGAACAACTCGAGATTGGAGGGGCCGGAACTAATTGGTCTTGCAAGCTACGACACCAACTGCAACTGAAACAACTGGCAGCATCTGAAACACAAGAAATGTGGGGTGACCTTGTAAGAACACTTCACCACTTATCAAATATCACAtctactattatgtaataagtatatatatgtcCTAGTTGAAAAAAGAGAGTCAGGATCAGTAGTCATCTGTCTCAGTTGAGACTGACCGCCCAAAGACTGTGGTTGCTGTAATGTAATGATCGTGTGTGACACTGAGAAGTAACATTGGTTTTGGTATCAAGTTCTTTGCCTTGTTTGCATTAACTTGTGTGTGTAAGATCTGTGACTTCTATCatataaagcaaaaaaaaactattgattTAGGTGCTTTTTACTTGATAATTACTATATCTAGTTCCGTTCCACCATCACCACAAGTGATGTTTGGTTTATAAACTACGGTTCATGATTGTTGCTATAAACAAATTCAGATGTATACATTGTGAGCAACATTTTTACCAGATTATAGTTGATCAGAGTGTCTTGCAGATGCtgttatgaatatttattattatttacagCTTATCTTTTGGCGACTAATTAAATTCTACTAGGTCCTTGTCCGCGGTACGCGCGgatagtattttaatttttttttatatttttatactattatgtcaattctttagttttataaaatgttatgtttttactgtaaatttggaattaaaaatctaatttttctttactgtaaagtaagttaatttttttgaatcttaccacaacacattatacatgaagagaatatagttggtctttatattcttatttgctgtaatattgaaaattttgatgatttgtttaaatggttttttttaattatatattttaagattgatttttCGTGACTACATTCTATAattgtctaaaaaaaattgtttgtcccATATAGACATCCACATAAATATGAACTTcttataaatttgttcattggaatatttagtttcactttcaactttattctcttttttggcACCCTCATGCTAACTTGTGGGGCTAGCCAACTTGGTGCAAAAGGGTTTACAAAAGCTGATCGAGATGCGCGTGATCGGACACCTTTTGCTAGGCTATTCGTAcagaattttaaagatctaagaatataagcaatagaaagttcataaaattatttagataCAGCATGTATTTCGTCTAGCTCCGAGTCCAAAGCAGGCCAGTCTTCCTCCTTTTGAATGAGTATAACCAGTTGTTCACAGTTGATTGAAAGACCATCTCTTTGTGTCCAAACTTCAGTATCACTTGCATTGCCCATAGCAAACCTTCAGCTTCCGTTTGCAGTGGTGATTTGGTGCGTGTATATTGGCCCTTGCTCCAAACAGCATTGGAAAGTCACCATCCATTAACACAAAGCCAAGTTCATATATATCTCTTTCATTTTATCCAGGATGTCTAGCAAGAGCGTTTCTTTGCGGAGGAACAGTTGTGTCCGTTACTTCAACTCCCATATCAATCTCCATAATCTCGTCTATACGTTGAGATATCCTCCAACAATCTGCTTCAATTTTATTCGCTAATGGAAAATACATAATTCCTACGACactattaattattgttttttttgtaacaccgatACGACAAacttatgtttgatttaacaaaactcttattttaattttgtattaaagaatcaatcatatttcatattatccataattttagtaaatttgcttatttatcatgtttttattaggttttagctaagtcattgatttattatttatttttagctaagttactaatttattaattaaaaaaatacccttaattaatattatatatatattaaaaaataaattttattttagtaatattaaatttctattttatattaaaatttagttagtttttcttattttttatattttattaggttttagacttttagataggttattgatttattattaatttctaagtgattcgctaatgtgttaattaaaataatacccttaatgaattttatatataattaaaaaagaattttattttaatcatataaaatttatatgttatatcaatattaaataattgattctaaaataatataataaaattatcaaaaattgaaaaataagataatttttatatatattttgttgctatctgaaaacaatatttttattataaaagttaagaagatacaaaaaattatagttaaatattattcaagaaaaaaacatttatataaagatattttctaaactatttctaagatatgagtgttttaaaaaatttaacacagGATGTTTAGAACACGGGATTATGCTTATGAGAGAGTGGCTCGGGAATAGGCTTCGAAATGGGTCGAATGGGCTCCgaaaatagcttttttttttaactcaaactCAAGTCCGGATGACATGACATTTTGATTGGTTCACAATATTTTGCCCATGTGGCAAGGATTAGAAAGTAGggatttagtcccttttatatagtaggatttgtGTACGGACGAGTACACAGTGTACTTTCAAGTCGCGATATTTACCAAGCTTAGCCATATTGCATTTatggtaaaatatatttatactcgattagtttttaattttatttaaattctatatttatttttgcttaCAGGAGTATTAAAAATACAGTTGTCTGATGATTATCTTTCACAGTAATAACGTACATTATATTCCGCGTCTCCAAATCTTTTGTTTCTCAAATTGTCCTTGTTCATTTCAACTTAATTATTTTCATTGTTGGAAAGTTTCGATtgatcaatatttattttcataactaCTTTCCATTCGTTTTCGTTTGGGTTCTCTAAAAACAAGTTTCTAAAGGagtaattcttgggttcactcccTAAGGTGAACCTCTAgcttcaccaaccaatagtgtttgattatttgatatttgatatcttttaaaaaaggaaacaacattgaatttccaaataagattatctttttaaaataaaacaataaaaatacataaaaatagttacaaaaaataaataaataaatatttttaagtctttagcaaaatactaaaccctataccctaaatcttaaaccctaaaccctaaaccttaaactttggataaactctaaacgtttaaaaatcttaaaccataaatcatacattaaaaactaaattttaataacactaaatcctaaatcctaatcactaaaccctaaaccattgggtaaactctgaacccttggataaatcataaactctagagtttaattttaaatatttttgatttacagtttatgatttatccaagggttcagggtttatccaaaggtttaggatttagtgattaggatttagggtttagtgttattaaaatttagtttttaatgtatgatttagggtttaagattttcaaacgtttagagtttatccaaaatttaaggtttaggtttaagatttagggtatagggtttagtattttgctgaagacttaaaaatatttatttatttattttttgtaactatttttatgtatttttattgttttattttaaaaaaaataatcttatttggaaattcaatgttgtttccttttttaaaagatatcaaatatcaaatactcaaacactattggttggtgaacccaagaattactctttcttttttttttttttgaattgaatgttaaatttaattcaaagAAAAAACCCTATTACAAAGTACCTTACTTTCTATGATTTCTATACAAATTGAATAAAAATCAAAGCAAAGATCAAATCAAAAAAACTCATAATTTGCTCCACTACTTCCACCAACTATCTTCTCTCTACctagctctcactcctactagGTAGCCAGCACTCACTCCTACTGGCTTTCCCAGCACTCACTCCTACTGGTCTCCCACCCAGCACTCACTCCTACTGGTCTCCCACCCTCAACTCATCCTCCCTTGTAGCAAACCAATATTGCAACCCTGCGCCAAACTCTTTGTTACCTCTTCGCTGAATCAAGTAGAGCTTATTTCTCATATTCTTATCAAGTAATTTGATCAATAACCCAGCAGGTGCTTCAATCTCTCCATGTCTCCttctgtttctctctctccagaTCATATACACAGCTGCTTGAAACATATAATGAACAATGAACTGGTGCATTCTCCTCCTTTTGCTACGACGTATAACACTCTGTATCTCCCCCCATTGCAAAGTAAACTTCTCTCTTAATATACCCTGCATCAAAGCTTTCCAGATCTGAGCCGAGTAACAGCATCCAAAGAATAGATGCTCCACCGTTTCCAATTGATCAGTACATAAGACACAAGAAGTAAGAACATTACTATTCCAATGCCTCATGCGATCCCCAGTAGCAAGTCTTCCTTTCATTGCCATccacataataaaaaaatatttcgggGTTGCATACTGAAACCATACCTCATGGTTTCAGTATGCAACCCCGAAATATTCTAAAGTGGTAAAAAAGGAAATTGTACGGGATATTCTATTACCATTAATAAATTTCCTCATATAACCCCCAAAATAATATTCATGCAATCACGCCATAATTTCAGAAATGATTCGTTACTCTCCAAATATATATTCATCCTCCATTTCATAACTCTCTCTTTTTCCTCCtcttttcatcatcatcaagaaAAACCACAACACACATGGCCGACAATAACACTCAACCATGgccaagaaacaaaaacatacGTCCATCGGTTGATAGCAACGACACCATCCAACGATCTCCGAGAAGCTCAGGAGGATTCACAACGGACAAAGACATAGGCAGCCGCAGACCACCAAGGCATCACCAATCTGTAGACAGTGTCGATAGCACTTCGAGCCTATACTCTATCGACTCTCGAAGATCAAAGCCACCACCACCAGGGACTTACCACGTTCAACTCCCCAAAGACCAAATCTACCGTGTCCCCCCGCCGGAGAACGCTCACCGCTACGAGTACCTCTCTCGCCAGAAACACAACCGATCAGCTTGCCGCCGATGCTGCTGTTACTCCTTCGCTACGCTGCTCGTTCTCCTCTTGCTCGCAGCACTCGTCGTGGGGGTCTTTTTTCTAGTCTGCCGGCCGCATAAGCCGCGGTTCTCCGTGAGCGGAGTCTCCGTCGCCGGGGTCACTCTCGCGTCGCCGTCTCCGATCTCTCCGGTGTTCAAAATCAAGGTGAGGTGTAAGAACGTTAACGGTAAACTCGGTTTGATCTACGAGAAAGGAAGCGCGGTTGAGATTTTCCACGAGGGGATCAAGCTAGGTGACGGCGAGTTCGCGGCGTTTGAGCAGCCGGCTGAAAATGTTACGATGACGGTGACGAAGTTAAGGGGGTCGAGGATCCAGTTAAAGAGCTCGTCGCGCAAAGATCTCGTTGAATCGCAGAAGAGAAGAAAAGTGCTGTTTGACGTGAGAGTCAAGGCGCCGATTAAGTTTAGGGTTGGTGTGGTTACCACGTGGACGATGGGACTTACCGTGGACTGCAAGATAACAGTGGATAAACTGACGTCATCAGCTACAGTGATAACGGAAGATTGTGTTACGCAAGACATAAGCCTGCTGTGATGTTGTTTCAGACtttggttcggttcgatttattattattgttatattttttttagtttgtttgaTTCATTGTTATGTTTCTGAATAAGATTGAAATTTGATTTGTTGGAAgtgaaaacgttttttttttgaataattaattTCGTCAAACGTATCAGAAACCTATCAAAATAATTCTTTCATTTGCTTGTGAAGCCCATAATTGTTAGCAGAAACAACATAATGCAAACACAAACTATAAGTTAACATGACACAAATCTACAGAAAGTACTAtctaaataagtaaataataatcTCAAGTTGAAACAAACATCTCTTATTGTATCTACAGAGACTAAAATCAACTCTCTTTTTGTGTTGTTATACAAAATTGagtaattagaaaataaaatcaccAAGAATCACAATCCATATTATTTAGCGGCAATCTTAACAAACAAGTCCTTATCAATATTTCTCCAAGCCA encodes:
- the LOC106435068 gene encoding leucine-rich repeat protein 1, producing the protein MASRNFQWEFLAASLTLTLALIHLVEANSEGDALYALRRSLSDPDHVLQSWDPTLVSPCTWFHVTCNQDNRVTRVDLGNSNLSGHLAPELGKLEHLQYLELYKNNIEGTIPSELGNLKSLISLDLYNNNLTGKIPTSLGKLKSLVFLRLNDNQLTGPIPRELTKIPSLKVVDVSSNDLCGTIPTGGPFEHIPLQNFENNSRLEGPELIGLASYDTNCN
- the BNAA03G08240D gene encoding NDR1/HIN1-like protein 13; this encodes MADNNTQPWPRNKNIRPSVDSNDTIQRSPRSSGGFTTDKDIGSRRPPRHHQSVDSVDSTSSLYSIDSRRSKPPPPGTYHVQLPKDQIYRVPPPENAHRYEYLSRQKHNRSACRRCCCYSFATLLVLLLLAALVVGVFFLVCRPHKPRFSVSGVSVAGVTLASPSPISPVFKIKVRCKNVNGKLGLIYEKGSAVEIFHEGIKLGDGEFAAFEQPAENVTMTVTKLRGSRIQLKSSSRKDLVESQKRRKVLFDVRVKAPIKFRVGVVTTWTMGLTVDCKITVDKLTSSATVITEDCVTQDISLL